Genomic DNA from Limanda limanda chromosome 8, fLimLim1.1, whole genome shotgun sequence:
ctgaaaactatATAAGActaaacaaattaagaagagactgagaaacattacaccccagccACATGCAtctgttctttttggttgagctttatcatctttgtaacattgtgattttaattgaattaattttttctctattattgaaaaagtacagactgatggagtaatgtagtgataaatgtcaccaaaagttcTTCAATTATGTGGAATTTAGGCAAAGTTATGGCCTTATTTTTTGAAATAAGCGACAAATGTCACAACtgtcagaaattcctgaaagtaatgtggatttattgttcatgtgtatgttatgtaaatacacatgttaaagcgggtggggcatgaaaaatattttagacccaaagtggggcatgacagaaaaagtttgagaaccactgaattagaggcagaatttctttaagtaattttcttctctctgatcaAGGGGGATCAGAGAGAAGCCGTCTAAATAATTGGTaagattctcagccgtttctgagatttctgttcttggtagggtattagtgccaatagAGGGCAgaagatggttgattttatttctaatagttagaattttatcattaaagaaGGTCATAGagattgctatttagggatcgaggaatactgggttcgtggaggtgtgtctctctgtcagcctggctacagttcTGAAGAGAAACCtcgggttgtttttattctcttcgaTTAGTTTTGAATAGTCGGCAGCCGACTATTTATATGCTTTAATATGCTATTTATATGCTCCTTCTTATAtgctttaacactactcttccagtctaggaaaTATTCAACAcggttgctggagcgccacttcctttctagttttcttgatactTGTTTttaactcatgtgtcttggaattataccacagagctaatttactatgttttacatgtttcttttttagaggcgctattgagtctaatgttaatcttAATGAGTCTACAGAGCTATCGAAGAGATGGTCAATCTCAGTGGAGCTAGGGTTTTTaatgaatttgttgtttatatcGACGGATAATACAGGTTGTagatgtaatcggaattatttccttaaatttagctacagcacaaTCAGGTAGACGTCttgaaaatttgttttttattagtggcatatattctgataatgaaaaatctaaggttattaaattatggtctgatagaattggattgcgcggaagtactgttagaTTTTCAATTTTGacaatgagtaggttggtgtacacactgactgaaactaATTGAGTCTAAAatcgaaataaatgctacgcttaGGCAATCTtaattattgtcaacatgaatattaaagtcaccaacaacaataattttatcggtctttagaactaggtttgataaaaactcagaaTTCCGTAAAAactcaatataaatatatgttctatttttatatactgtctaacaataacatcaccatcatatcatcagtactattaccatcatcttgccactgcaccttatctacctatttatcttgtgtttctgtttttttattctttctacctcaatattttttattttattctattgtagtgtatttaattgtattcaaatataccggctgctatgacaacttaatttctctaaagtactctatctatctatctatataaacCCCTGGAGCACGGTAAACTAAAGCAAAAAATAATTTAggctgacatattcatcaggatgcagccacatCTCAGTGAGGCACattaaatcaatttttttatctgagactagttcattaactaaaatagcctttgatgaTAATGATCATATGTTAGACAGACCAAATTTAAAGTCTTTGTTTCCTGAGTTTattcagaggttgtgttaatttgtattagatttttgtgtggaattctctctctgacatcgtttgatttaaataattaaatgtaacGTTGGACAGACACAGTCTCTATGGGTTTGTGGTTGtatgactgatccagagggagcgcagagaagtttgtatcactgcagctctgtttcCTGGTTATAATTCCCAGATATGAGAGCTGCTCCATctcaagtgggatgaacgccgtctctcctaacaagaccaggtttcctccaaagaGGATGGCAATTATCTACAGAGatgttgaaagaaagaaagaaagaaagcgaAAAATAGAGATGTGAATGCTGTTAAACAAAGATTTATGAACTCCCCTGCATATACAGTCAGAGTAATGTATACATATTAAATCTGATACAGAATAATATTTTTGGACCCCAGGGACAAAAATTAGGAAAAATATTCACATATCCTGCCCAACCTGATTGGATTATATAGATTTATCTAGAAACTTGTTGGTATGTGAATATGCATTTTTCCCTTTATCACTTTGTCATTActcatttggtgtttccctcttcctcacctctctTTGAATGACTACTGTAGGTTCCCACAAATGCAcatacatgttttatttcaattaatTAGTTCCAAAAACTGCACTTACTTTAAACCAAGCATGTGATAGAAGTGCACAGAACAGTATCTGTGAAAGCAGTACTGCTTCGCATGGAATtctaaatggtctgtatttatataccGCTTTGCGAATCTTTGCAGACCACTTGAAGCGCTATacagtaacttttttttttttttgccattcacccttTCACACACGCTCATACaactcatacagtgcatctatgggcagcacttttccCATAAAGGGCAATTTGGGGGTCATTACCTTGCGTGAGCCGGACTCTCCTTGCATACTCACTACTCAGGACACTACTCTGACTCTGAAGGTTGGGACACATGCTGAGGTCTCCACTCTCCTCATTGGTCACTTGACATACTGACAATGGCCTTTGATGATAGTTTGGTATGATCACTGACATGCATGATCTCTAGTTCCACACTCCAGTCCAATTGGTGTCAGTTACAATCATTTTCTAATGTTTAAAGAAACCACACTCCTATACGTAATCACAGGTTAAATACCAAATAACTTTTCTCTcagaaaaaactgttttctcaCTGTTCGGGATTGTATTGCAAGATACAATTTTACTAGTCAAAATTACACAATTTTTGCTATCCATAGTTATATCATAGATATTCACAACAAAATTCTTCCGAGGATAGATgaaattatgtattttatattccaAATATCCACAATTAGATATTTCATCTGCGATGGAAATCTTACTAGGAAATATCTACAATCCACTTGTTACTCTTCATGATTCAAAACAgatattcaaaatgaaaaactttcCAGAGATCTGTTGATCTGATGTGATTTTGTATGTATAAAAACTGCATTATGCGTAGGAACATTGTGATCATGGCTGTTATCCTGGCTAGAGATTGCACGTGTTGAAAGTGACCAATAAAAACGAGCGAAGACGGCAACCAGTGTCCTCTTCTCCAAAGGGGTCAAAACTTAAGTGAGCCTTGTAAATGTGTGGCGTTTTGTGTGACGTTTTGTTTGCAAGTTTTGAGACTAATTAATCACCATAATTTTGATCAGTTGTATAAATCGGTATTTCAGAGAGGGACCACTGTCAGTTGTCTTTAGTTTGgcagcttaaagggatagttcacacaaaaataaaatcaccaCTATgttgatggaggggtgggtgaactgtttgagtccacaaaacacttttcagAGAGTTTCAGGGATACATGCTGTTTTagccaaatacaatacaattgaagtaaacataacatgccttcatactgctcctgtggtgtcattcaGCCTTGGCATTTAAATTCTCCTCGAAATAAGGTCATTAAGACAATGTTTTAaccctaaatgtcctctgagaTCCAGGGGTGAACGCAGTTCCAGAGAAGGATATCAGAGGATGCCTTATTACCTGGGAAagctgtgaaaatgtaaaacaaaaaacaatgtaaaaaaattaaaaaaaattgatctGCCTATTTGTTCAGATCTGCTGCAATATTAAATGGGTTCTTAGTCCATGTCCTACCCTTACacaaagttttgtggaaatcagaTGACTATTGACAAGTGACAGGGTCAGTTGACTATTGACAAGTGACAGGGTACATAACCTCCTCTGCAAAGGTAAAAATATTTGAAGCAATCTCTAATCAAGAGTAACATACACAAGGTCTCCATATTTTAATTACACTTAGTAATTCAGGTTAGATGTGTGAGTGAAtacaagaacatttttaaagtaaCTGGTTCATAAACACCATTTGAGTGTGAAAATATACTGTAAGAAGATTTTTTAATAACCCAGATAAATAGACATATTCTAAGATATTATGAGTGATTACAGAACTATCTAGAGTAGAGAAGAGTAATCAAAGTACTGATTCACAGATGcaactaaatataaataatgaagtGTTCTCTTTGCCCttgtatgtttcttttttttagagGATGAACCTGTCATATTTGCCAACAACTCCCTCCAGAGGCGTAAAAAGGGGCTGGGTTTAACTGGGCTGCGCGCCACAAGTTCAGGCTCCACCCACTCAAAGAACAAACCAGGTCTTATGATTGGCCTCCCTAAGAACTTCAGACAGATCTCTTCCATCATTGATGTGGACATCTTACCTGAGACTCACCGACGTGTACGACTTCATAAGCACGGTACCCACAAACCACTAGGCTTCTACATTCGTGATGGGGTGAGCGTGAGAGTGACCCCACAGGGTGTAGAGAAGGTGAGATCAGTTACTTAATTTCAACCTTCCTAACTTATAAGGATAAAATTCTACCTTGCAAGCTGACCAAGTTGAAGATTAATTGAATATGATACTATGATGTAGAAGATTaaacatgtgaaaatgtttctctGTCATGTAGGTTCCGGGCGTGTTCATATCGCGTCTGGTACGTGGTGGGCTAGCAGAGAGCACAGGGCTGCTTGGAGTTAATGACGAGATCCTTGAGGTGAACGGCATCGATGTAGCAGGGAAATCTTTGGATCAGGTAAATGTAGAAGAGAATTCCCAAACCAAAGCAAAAGTTAAAACTTGTCACaataatgcttttttttttatagtttgtgtttgctgtctcCAAAGCTGCTTATGAGATAGATTTAATAATTTCTAAGAAAATTACACAAAGCGCACACCTCTACTACAGTGTTCATTTCGTTGACGAATATAGGATGaaaaatattcattaacaacctttttcccatgactaagacgagacgaagacgtaacgaaaacggatctttaaaaataaaaactatgactaaatctattttaactttcgttaacgagacgagaagAGACGAAAATGTTtgtggttgactaagtcacaataatttttttttttaacatcatcgtatcaggccgtcatgaagtaccagAAAACTATGACTATGACTAAAACTATGACTAAATCTATTTTAactttcgttaacgagacgagaagAGACGAAAatgttggtggttgactaagtcacaataatttttttttaacatcatcgtatcaggccgtcatgaagtaccaggAGCGGGCCGGTACTTGACCGCTCACtgactgaccggctgcttcttaacagtgaaaacagtgaaaacacagagtttctctggtctcagctgctcagagatcagcgctgcagcttctggatcagagcagaagctgcaggtggtttctaccgagcttcagtttctgtgtccgcctccagtctgacctgctctcactttctgtttttctcattacgccaactaaaatatatctttttaagctattaggctgcagctatatgtttttatttatttcaaaatagggtacttctacttcatacatttcccacaaatatggggaggactcaaatagccctacattGTTCtgggtttaatttatttcaaagtaggccttaacttgcctgtgtattttcttctcctcttcataagcgtttggtgttttcctttgttgtaacaggtaaaaatagcaataaaatgtcaacagttttctttattgtctttctctaatttaaatgcaacaaactatagtttagtataatataactttatataaaacttgattagctttgttatcaaatatgttttgcggctccagacaaatttgaTTTGGGgtaagagggggcaaaatggctcttttgatagtaaaggttgccgacccctgctatagacttATGCTAGGGGGGGggtatctaatggacaacctaagtactgcaagctaggctattatgcagttgtagacacaacacagggggcccctgggcctgagaagggaagaaaaggagtttaatgtggctattaaatgtgactaaaactagactaaatcAGTTTACgagactaaaactagactaaaatgctCTGAGTTTTTGTCgacgaaaactagactaaaactaagaaggataaaaatgactaaatgtgactaaaactactATGCATTTTCGgctaaagactaagactaaatcaaaaatagctgccaaaatgaACACTGCTCCACTAGTCCCTTTAAATTCCGTCAACCTGCGCCAAATTTCACACAGTAGTAGACATTAATCCTCTATATAtgcctgtttttttcatcaacatccatcaattattctctgggaaaatttgaaaatattgATAAACACAATCCattccaataaaaaataacttggCACCACAGTCTCTGACTCATACCACATTCTTCTAAAACCTTGTGAAAAACTGcttacttgtttttgtttaatcttaAAACCCCCAAAAATTGCTAACACACAAAAGGACAGGAGTGAAAGGACTTTGCAGGGCTACCTTATGCTGATTCTACTGAGAAATAATCCATAACATATACACAGTTTAACCTGACAAAATAATTTTTAAGTCTGGGCTTGTCTTACAACAAATCTGTATaattatttaactttaaataaacattacatGGTCAAACTACATTTAAGACCACATTTATAGTCTTTTTTGTCTAAATGTAGCTTTACTGATATGGAGGTATGTACATTCAACAGTGAATACACTTCATTTGGCTATTTGCTTTTGGCACTTGGAGCCTTGAAGtatgtctttttatttaacatgggTCTGTATAAAAGAATACATGCCatacagctaaaataaaaaggggAAGTGAACTTAATACTTTATCAACATAGAAGAAAAGAGCAACAGGAAGAAAAGTCCTCAGAGGGTAATCCTTTTCAAATGTATGTGATTAACTTTGTCTTCTTTGGGCAATAATCAAACTATTGATTATGTAATCCCCTTCCAGTGTTAAGACCCTCTGCCTCTCATTTCAGGTTACAGACATGATGGTGGCCAACAGTCACAACCTAATTGTGACTGTGAAACCAGCTAACCAGAGGAACAACGTTGTGCATCGTGGGAGTAAGACCTCAATGGGGAACTCTGGTTCTGTAGGCTCAGCTGGATCTACTAGTTCGGCTTTGTCACATGACTCACCAAGCCCTGCCTCTCAGAGCAATCCCATTACTGCAAGGTATGATATGGACAGAACAGAATgactgaaaaaaatactgtagGTTGCCGTTTTGAATTGAATGtggtaaaaacatttaaaacagcactaAGTCCATTTTGAGACTGGATTGTAGTGGCAAATTTAGCCAAAAGCAAGAGTGAAAAATGGGCAAAGTAGTCTAgattaacaaaaatatattgtaGGGGACAAATTGACAGCAATATAGCATTTATGTAGAATGACATACAATGTATTTGAATTCTTCAGTAACTCTGATCAGTCAAATGAAACCCAATTTTTCTGGTTCAACGTCTCAAAGATTTTTAAAGCATGATCACTTGTTGAGTGAGAAAATGAGAATCAGTCTAATAGTGACTTACAACTATTGTTGCTATTTTAAAAACGTGTTTGAATACATGTCATTTTTGATACGTTATTTAAAATGCTAAGGAGTTTCAGCCGACATGCATTAATCACCTCTGGAatgaatttttcattaaaatttttcatttgctttttttcaCAAAACAAACTGCTTAATGTCCGTATCACACTGTATCTCCAAGATTGATTCTATAACCATTATTTTCATGTCATGTGTtgttaccatagcaacagtaTTGCAGAGGGTGACAGTGATGacgaagatgatgatggtgacaTCATTCTGGAGAATGACTGTCTGACACCCTGCGACTCCCACAGACTTAACAACAGTAACAACACCAACCTCAACAGAGACTTACCTGTGAACAGGCAGCACCCCTCCTCCGTGGTGAGGCCCCTCCCACAGAGCATCTCATTGCCCAATAGTTTTGGAGCATCCTTGAGTGACTGCTTTATGATGACGTCCATTCACAACGAGAACACAGCCAGCATCAGTCAGGAGAGCATGAGAGAAGACGGCAACATAATAACACTGTAATCATGATGACAGCTACACAGCGACACTGAGGACTTTGGGATGTTGCAACCCCAGCTGTATCCATTTCAACAGCAGCTAACTGTGCTCCTTGTCAACCAGATGTCAAACTCAGCAGCAGCCCCTCTGACTTTTTTGCCTGTTGAGTCATGCTGATCATCTTTTTGAAGAGGCTGAAACCTGAGTCTTATAGGTTAGACTCACTAACAATATCACACACCGCTGCTTCTTTCTTTGCTTCAAGCATcgactttttatatttatgctaCATGTGGCTGATGATATGGACACAGCTGCATTGTCTTTTTCTGCAAGTAAAGAAAAATTCATTCTAGGgagatgatttaaaaaccaTTATGTATTAACTGGTCAGTATACTTATAGAGAGCAGCATAGtcaagaaataattaaaaaatattcttGTTAAAGCCAAAGTTCAGTTTGATCTCAACATATTTAGGAAATCATCTCCACCCAAAAATTCTGCTGCTGTGCTTGGTGCTGAATTGGTTGTTACAGTGTTGTCATGATGTAAGTTACGTCGTGACAGCAAAGCTGTTAGGCAACGGAAACATGGATGCCGCAAAGGCTAACATGCGGTACTTGTCTGATTTGTTGATTACAACAAGACAAATACCAAACAGTACGATTTGATCAAAGCCCATTTTAATGGCAACAGTaggaacaacacaaacagcccaTTAAATATTCTTTGCTTGTCTTGGTGGTATTTTGGTACCACAAGTGCACCATTCATTCAGATGAGGTGGTGTAAAGTGAATTGTTGGTGTTTTTGAGTTTCTCCACTGGCAATCTGGGGATTTGTACCAACAAATATTCTAGCTTAGTTGTACTTGCATCACAAGTAGAAGCTTGAATGCAAAATACAAGTTTAATGTTATTATAGCCAGTTAGTCAGAGTGCACCTGCAGAGTTCTTCCTAGAGTATCTGTATTCCACAGCTGCTGTAAACCGTATGAAAACATTCTCCTTCAGTTTATTAAATCCCTGCAGCACCTGAAGGCAGCAGTACAAATGTTGATAAATTGGCAGTCTGATTGGAGATGTGTTGCTCAGAGCAAAGATAGTTTTTTAGCTCTGAGAGCAAGAGTGCATCCCCAGTCTTTTCACTCTTTGCACTGCTGCATCTGCATGACCAAAAGTGCAAATGGATGTGCTCAGTATATGAGCCCAGGTTCTACCAATGGTCACAGTAATTGTAATGGTAAATTAATGCCCCAAAAACTAGAATACCTTACAACACACAAGAATATAGACCAGACAGCAGAAAATCTCAAGAAGATTAAAACTTGACAAAAGTGATGTGAAAACttcacatttttttctctcttttaaaatattttgtaataattttgattatttttttcattaaatcatttgttATAGAATATGATACATGATTCATCTCAAGGGTTTTAGTAACAGATCAAAATACTGAagggattttttaaaaacatgtagAATTCAAAGATGGTGATCATTTGGTTCTACAACGCAAATTACTTAATGAAAATGGTATTAGATCATATATAGCAATAAGCATTTACAGTCTGGCATacaaatatagaaacatatTCGCTGTGACTCATAAAatgatttttaattattttctgcaacagtttggggaggaggagagaatgtCAAATAAACTCCAATAACATACACTCTTCCACACATGCATACAATCACACATCAACCATTAGGAGAGGGTGTCAAAATAAGGAGATGAGTCATAAgtcttttttttacagataaCACCACCTGTGGTGGGACAGAATCACAATCTGAAAGTAAGGCTTTACCATAATATTTACTTTacttaaagttaaataaatgtttactatTTTGATTTTAAAGGTTTTCAAAATCCTGCTTAGTTTTCGTCCATGAGAAGCTTCACTGTAGCACTCTCAGAGGTCAGAAACTCAATTATGGTCAATTTGAAGttgcatttttacttttaagCGCATACTATGTTAACTAAGTAGCTCATCAGTGATTCAAGCCGGTCTAGTGCCCACTGAGTTCTATGTCACTGATCCTGTTTTGTTGATGGGATACCTTGTTCAAAGCTAGATTTGTAGCAAGACATCTATGAAATATAAtgaggcggctgtggctaaAGAGGTAGAGCGGGGCATCCTCTAATCAGGTTGGCGTTCCATTCTCCCCCattctgcatgccgaagtgtcctcgggcaagatactgaacccccaattgcccctgacggctgtgccgACATTGTGTGACTGATGTGCAATAGAGACAGTGTTTCACATGGATACGCCATATGAATGTATGAAGCACATATTAagtaacctgtgtgtgtgtgtgtgtaatctatAATAGTGCTATTTATACAGATACAAATCATTTATTGTAACATTAAAATGGCAAAAAGCCTGGAAGAGATGGACACATTTTGTTCAAGTCCACTCATAGATATAACGGCTCCAACAAAAAAGTTTCTTTGATTGTCTTCAAAAAACGTGTTACCTATTAATTTGTAAGAGAGTGAAGCAGTTAGTGAGACCTGTTATCTCTTACCTGATGTTTAAGCAAAAATTGTATTGCCACAGTTTAATCAATCAACAGCTTTTACAGGggaaacatttttcaaaaaccCCAAAACGTGATCTTCAACCCATGAAAGATACATGTATTGGTGTTTTAATCTCTTGTTATACAGCTGACATTTGTATATTGGGCCAGTGAACACACATTAAACTCCTGTTGAATCCAGTCCATACACTGCACAGCTAACCTGACAAATGGCAAACAACATCACTGAGTAATACCACATTTGATTAGGTATTGTTTCTGTTCAGTCGCAGACAACGAATTGCCAAACTGGCCTTACTAGGATCAGATGTTACAGTTTGcatgagtctgtgtgtttccGTGTGTTTACAGTACAGCCTCATTTAACTGTCTCCTGCTATTTTACAACTCTGTTCAAATCATCAGCTTTCCTGGTAAACAGAGCTGCTATGGACCTCAGAGTAGACAGTTCACTTTAGTGATGCTGTTAAATGCCAGGAGAAATAAATTAAGTTTGTCTGACCAGAATATATTTTGGCAGATGTTTGATGTCAGCAgtagttgaacacacacacacacacacacatataaaatattctttttcactttaatatatgttaatgtaaatgtaagaTTATGAAACAAGGGAGATTTCATTAGCAGGGAGATGTTTTTACGTAGGAGAAGATTttataatatgtataatattgagagtatttttcttattcttgTAATTTTAAACTacatgagaggagatgagacaAAGATGAACACTGTGCAGGTGTGTTAACATGAAGTGTCAGTAGCTTAAGTAAAGATGGTCGTTTTCAGAGACCAGTGTTTCCCAGTTCTAGTTCAACttaatttcttctttcatttgtAATGAATGCATGTTTACATGTTCCATGTTAATCATGGAAATCTTGGAGTGGTGTCCCATCTGAAGTACCACTGGTGTGCATGTCAATCATTCCAACGTTCACATGCTATAATGCTAACAAGCCCTGACAGGTTATGTgacttacatttttttccttACTAACAAGGATCGAGATAATGGAGACAAACAACTGAGTCTGGGCAAATTTGACCAGACCACCTGTAGCCCTGAAGGTCCCAGCCTCAGTGTGTGGCAATGTTGGTGATATGATTAATTGTGAGTTTGTTTGGAAATATGCAccaatacaataatataaagtGAAATG
This window encodes:
- the pard6a gene encoding partitioning defective 6 homolog alpha; the protein is MVLSAVPQSTSQPGSSMSRQQQQQQHRTPLKVTDSVVEVKSKFEAEYRRFALKKNGQGDYQEFYRFLQTIHHIPGVDVLLGYADIHGDLLPINNDDNFQKAVSSANPLLRIIITKKEDEPVIFANNSLQRRKKGLGLTGLRATSSGSTHSKNKPGLMIGLPKNFRQISSIIDVDILPETHRRVRLHKHGTHKPLGFYIRDGVSVRVTPQGVEKVPGVFISRLVRGGLAESTGLLGVNDEILEVNGIDVAGKSLDQVTDMMVANSHNLIVTVKPANQRNNVVHRGSKTSMGNSGSVGSAGSTSSALSHDSPSPASQSNPITASNSIAEGDSDDEDDDGDIILENDCLTPCDSHRLNNSNNTNLNRDLPVNRQHPSSVVRPLPQSISLPNSFGASLSDCFMMTSIHNENTASISQESMREDGNIITL